The following proteins are co-located in the Paralichthys olivaceus isolate ysfri-2021 chromosome 10, ASM2471397v2, whole genome shotgun sequence genome:
- the LOC138411949 gene encoding uncharacterized protein isoform X2 encodes MKSFFLSIANLFRIRSWKPRGNDSTTVPAATTREAVRNNHLHKSGQKEDVRKDDPSAIKTVTDQLIRQTSRHEPLFSVKSKKLHKKRPKEDVRKDNPSTIKTVTDQPIKQTTWHERFIEKTKKLFKRRPKEDVRKDGPSAIKTVPDQAIRQTTWHERFIEKTKKLFKKRPKEDVRKDGPSAIKSVTHKPIRQTSMHEPLRTGNTKKLVKKRPKEDVRKDGPSTIKSVTHKPIRQTSMHEPLRTGKTKKLKKRPKDDVRKDGPSIIRSVTHKPIRQTSTHERLVSKPVENKTLPRTVDEGRSFASQKNRDDSTTVPAATIREAVRNNHLRKSGRKEDVRKDVTSTIKSVRQTSRLEPLFSKPVENKTLPEIVDKGRSFVSFKSHVFARSPSSDSINDLDCEENLGFPNPSQICYMNSILQSLLTLTEFIGDIRVQKDMWELAPGAEFLRAFMDIVRCHRSPNKGNKLQALFAFKMEVGKRCAEFLDMGQKDAHELLTTFLDYVERLHPVITGRPGMADLYICPIQKHLMFKMTNTRACKKCGQGSINEEVFNNLSLNLVPQESVKEMLDHYLLKTEFECKCVCGGANSTQCYSFDTLPRILILHVKRFCFTPFYTLKKLIDPINISRELIISSTQGQGQYSLVSVVNHIGSNGNSGHYVSAGVKRDAAEDDPTDQWVMYNDNYVKRTTGQSTCNQYKKDAYILFYKRQE; translated from the exons atgaaatctttttttttaagcatcGCTAATCTTTTCAGGATCAGAAGTTGGAAACCTAGAGG AAATGACTCCACAACAGTTCCAGCAGCTACAACAAGAGAAGCAGTGAGAAATAACCACCTACATAAGAGTGGACAGAAAGAGGACGTCAGAAAAGACGATCCCTCAGCCATAAAGACTGTCACTGACCAGCTGATCAGACAGACATCTCGGCATGAACCTCTCTTtagtgtaaaaagtaaaaagttacATAAGAAGAGACCGAAAGAGGACGTCCGAAAAGACAATCCCTCTACCATCAAGACTGTCACTGACCAGCCGATCAAACAGACTACTTGGCATGAACGCTTCATTGAGAAAACTAAAAAGCTATTTAAGAGGAGACCGAAAGAGGACGTCAGAAAAGACGGTCCCTCAGCCATCAAGACTGTCCCTGACCAGGCGATCAGACAGACTACTTGGCATGAACGCTTCATCGAAAAGACTAAAAAGCTGTTTAAGAAGAGACCGAAAGAGGACGTCAGAAAAGACGGTCCCTCAGCCATCAAGTCTGTCACTCACAAGCCGATCAGACAGACATCCATGCATGAACCTCTCCGTACTGGAAATACTAAAAAGCTAGTTAAGAAGAGACCAAAAGAGGACGTCAGAAAAGACGGTCCATCAACCATCAAGTCTGTCACTCACAAGCCGATCAGACAGACATCCATGCATGAACCTCTCCGTACTGGAAAGACTAAAAAGCTTAAGAAGAGACCAAAAGACGACGTCAGAAAAGACGGTCCATCAATCATCAGGTCTGTCACTCACAAGCCGATCAGACAGACATCTACGCATGAACGACTCGTCAGTAAACCAGTG GAGAACAAAACTCTTCCAAGAACAGTTGATGAAGGACGAAGCTTCGCCTCACAAAAGAA cagAGATGACTCCACAACTGTTCCAGCAGCTACAATAAGAGAAGCAGTGAGAAACAACCACCTACGTAAGAGTGGACGGAAAGAGGACGTCAGAAAAGACGTTACCTCAACCATCAAGTCTGTTAGACAGACATCTAGGCTTGAACCACTCTTCAGTAAACCAGTG GAGAACAAAACTCTTCCAGAAATAGTTGACAAAGGACGAAGCTTTGTTTCATTCAAGAG TCATGTCTTTGCTCGGAGTCCCTCCTCTGACAGCATCAATGATTTGGACTGTGAGGAAAATCTTGG GTTTCCAAACCCCAGTCAAATCTGCTACATGAACTCCATCCTCCAGAGTCTGCTCACTCTGACAGAGTTCATCGGAGACATCAGGGTTCAGAAAGACATGTGGGAGTTGGCCCCCGGAGCTGAATTTCTCAG AGCATTCATGGACATAGTGAGGTGTCACCGCTCCCCTAATAAAGGCAACAAACTCCAGGCCCTCTTTGCCTTCAAAATGGAAGTGGGCAAGAGGTGTGCAGAATTCTTGGACATGGGGCAGAAG GATGCTCATGAACTTCTGACGACCTTTCTGGATTACGTCGAAAGGTTGCACCCTGTGATTACAGGACGGCCTGGTATGGCAGACCTCTACATATGCCCCATCCAGAAGCACCTGATGTTCAAGATGACGAACACCCGGGCCTGCAAGAA ATGTGGACAGGGATCTATAAATGAGGAAGTCTTCAACAACCTGTCTCTGAACCTGGTACCTCAAGAATCAGTAAAAGAGATGCTTGATCATTACCTGCTG aagacAGAGTTTGAATgcaagtgtgtctgtggtggcGCAAACTCCACCCAGTGCTACAGCTTTGATACCCTGCCCAG AATTTTGATCCTGCACGTGAAGCGTTTTTGCTTCACTCCGTTTTATACCCTGAAGAAACTTATTGACCCGATCAATATTTCCAGGGAGCTGATTATCTCGTCCACCCAG GGTCAGGGCCAGTACAGTCTCGTGAGTGTGGTCAACCACATTGGATCCAATGGAAACTCAG GACACTACGTTAGTGCAGGGGTCAAGCGTGATGCAGCTGAAGATGATCCCACTGACCAATGGGTCATGTACAATGACAATTATGTCAAACGTACAACTGGGCAGTCTACGTGTAACCAATATAAAAAAGATGCTTACATCCTTTTCTACAAAAGACAG GAATGA
- the LOC138411949 gene encoding uncharacterized protein isoform X1, translating to MKSFFLSIANLFRIRSWKPRGNDSTTVPAATTREAVRNNHLHKSGQKEDVRKDDPSAIKTVTDQLIRQTSRHEPLFSVKSKKLHKKRPKEDVRKDNPSTIKTVTDQPIKQTTWHERFIEKTKKLFKRRPKEDVRKDGPSAIKTVPDQAIRQTTWHERFIEKTKKLFKKRPKEDVRKDGPSAIKSVTHKPIRQTSMHEPLRTGNTKKLVKKRPKEDVRKDGPSTIKSVTHKPIRQTSMHEPLRTGKTKKLKKRPKDDVRKDGPSIIRSVTHKPIRQTSTHERLVSKPVENKTLPRTVDEGRSFASQKNRDDSTTVPAATIREAVRNNHLRKSGRKEDVRKDVTSTIKSVRQTSRLEPLFSKPVENKTLPRTVDKGRSFASQKSRDDSTTVPAATIREAVRNKHLRKSGRKEDVRKDVTSTIKSVTDQRIRQTSWYERLFSQPVENKTLPEIVDKGRSFVSFKSHVFARSPSSDSINDLDCEENLGFPNPSQICYMNSILQSLLTLTEFIGDIRVQKDMWELAPGAEFLRAFMDIVRCHRSPNKGNKLQALFAFKMEVGKRCAEFLDMGQKDAHELLTTFLDYVERLHPVITGRPGMADLYICPIQKHLMFKMTNTRACKKCGQGSINEEVFNNLSLNLVPQESVKEMLDHYLLKTEFECKCVCGGANSTQCYSFDTLPRILILHVKRFCFTPFYTLKKLIDPINISRELIISSTQGQGQYSLVSVVNHIGSNGNSGHYVSAGVKRDAAEDDPTDQWVMYNDNYVKRTTGQSTCNQYKKDAYILFYKRQE from the exons atgaaatctttttttttaagcatcGCTAATCTTTTCAGGATCAGAAGTTGGAAACCTAGAGG AAATGACTCCACAACAGTTCCAGCAGCTACAACAAGAGAAGCAGTGAGAAATAACCACCTACATAAGAGTGGACAGAAAGAGGACGTCAGAAAAGACGATCCCTCAGCCATAAAGACTGTCACTGACCAGCTGATCAGACAGACATCTCGGCATGAACCTCTCTTtagtgtaaaaagtaaaaagttacATAAGAAGAGACCGAAAGAGGACGTCCGAAAAGACAATCCCTCTACCATCAAGACTGTCACTGACCAGCCGATCAAACAGACTACTTGGCATGAACGCTTCATTGAGAAAACTAAAAAGCTATTTAAGAGGAGACCGAAAGAGGACGTCAGAAAAGACGGTCCCTCAGCCATCAAGACTGTCCCTGACCAGGCGATCAGACAGACTACTTGGCATGAACGCTTCATCGAAAAGACTAAAAAGCTGTTTAAGAAGAGACCGAAAGAGGACGTCAGAAAAGACGGTCCCTCAGCCATCAAGTCTGTCACTCACAAGCCGATCAGACAGACATCCATGCATGAACCTCTCCGTACTGGAAATACTAAAAAGCTAGTTAAGAAGAGACCAAAAGAGGACGTCAGAAAAGACGGTCCATCAACCATCAAGTCTGTCACTCACAAGCCGATCAGACAGACATCCATGCATGAACCTCTCCGTACTGGAAAGACTAAAAAGCTTAAGAAGAGACCAAAAGACGACGTCAGAAAAGACGGTCCATCAATCATCAGGTCTGTCACTCACAAGCCGATCAGACAGACATCTACGCATGAACGACTCGTCAGTAAACCAGTG GAGAACAAAACTCTTCCAAGAACAGTTGATGAAGGACGAAGCTTCGCCTCACAAAAGAA cagAGATGACTCCACAACTGTTCCAGCAGCTACAATAAGAGAAGCAGTGAGAAACAACCACCTACGTAAGAGTGGACGGAAAGAGGACGTCAGAAAAGACGTTACCTCAACCATCAAGTCTGTTAGACAGACATCTAGGCTTGAACCACTCTTCAGTAAACCAGTG GAGAACAAAACTCTTCCAAGAACAGTTGATAAAGGACGAAGCTTCGCCTCACAAAAGAG cagAGATGACTCCACAACTGTTCCAGCAGCTACAATAAGAGAAGCAGTGAGAAATAAACACCTACGTAAGAGTGGACGGAAAGAGGACGTCAGAAAAGACGTTACCTCAACCATCAAGTCTGTTACTGACCAGCGGATCAGACAGACATCTTGGTATGAACGACTCTTCAGTCAACCAGTG GAGAACAAAACTCTTCCAGAAATAGTTGACAAAGGACGAAGCTTTGTTTCATTCAAGAG TCATGTCTTTGCTCGGAGTCCCTCCTCTGACAGCATCAATGATTTGGACTGTGAGGAAAATCTTGG GTTTCCAAACCCCAGTCAAATCTGCTACATGAACTCCATCCTCCAGAGTCTGCTCACTCTGACAGAGTTCATCGGAGACATCAGGGTTCAGAAAGACATGTGGGAGTTGGCCCCCGGAGCTGAATTTCTCAG AGCATTCATGGACATAGTGAGGTGTCACCGCTCCCCTAATAAAGGCAACAAACTCCAGGCCCTCTTTGCCTTCAAAATGGAAGTGGGCAAGAGGTGTGCAGAATTCTTGGACATGGGGCAGAAG GATGCTCATGAACTTCTGACGACCTTTCTGGATTACGTCGAAAGGTTGCACCCTGTGATTACAGGACGGCCTGGTATGGCAGACCTCTACATATGCCCCATCCAGAAGCACCTGATGTTCAAGATGACGAACACCCGGGCCTGCAAGAA ATGTGGACAGGGATCTATAAATGAGGAAGTCTTCAACAACCTGTCTCTGAACCTGGTACCTCAAGAATCAGTAAAAGAGATGCTTGATCATTACCTGCTG aagacAGAGTTTGAATgcaagtgtgtctgtggtggcGCAAACTCCACCCAGTGCTACAGCTTTGATACCCTGCCCAG AATTTTGATCCTGCACGTGAAGCGTTTTTGCTTCACTCCGTTTTATACCCTGAAGAAACTTATTGACCCGATCAATATTTCCAGGGAGCTGATTATCTCGTCCACCCAG GGTCAGGGCCAGTACAGTCTCGTGAGTGTGGTCAACCACATTGGATCCAATGGAAACTCAG GACACTACGTTAGTGCAGGGGTCAAGCGTGATGCAGCTGAAGATGATCCCACTGACCAATGGGTCATGTACAATGACAATTATGTCAAACGTACAACTGGGCAGTCTACGTGTAACCAATATAAAAAAGATGCTTACATCCTTTTCTACAAAAGACAG GAATGA